In a single window of the Bacteroidota bacterium genome:
- a CDS encoding DUF554 domain-containing protein: MLGTVVNVAAVMAGTIIGVLIQSKLPKKVIEIIFQVMGLFTLLLGMMMALKMQQFVIGIGSLVLGSIIGELIGLEKYMNRFSEWVKSKVKLKNDKFSDGLITAFLLYCMGSLTILGAIEEGINGNSELLLMKSLMDGVSSVALASALGIGVGFSAIPLLIYQGGLTLLASSVGSFFTEPIINELSAVGGVLLIGLGINILEIKKLRILNMIPSLMIVVILVYFLT, from the coding sequence ATGCTGGGAACTGTTGTCAATGTTGCTGCTGTGATGGCAGGAACCATAATAGGAGTTTTAATTCAATCAAAATTGCCGAAAAAAGTAATTGAGATTATTTTTCAGGTGATGGGGCTTTTTACACTCCTGCTTGGAATGATGATGGCCTTGAAAATGCAACAATTCGTCATAGGAATAGGAAGTTTGGTTTTAGGCTCAATAATAGGCGAATTGATTGGTTTGGAAAAATACATGAACCGATTTAGTGAATGGGTGAAATCGAAAGTAAAATTAAAAAATGATAAATTTTCGGATGGCCTGATTACTGCGTTTTTATTGTATTGCATGGGGTCATTGACCATTCTGGGAGCGATTGAAGAAGGTATCAATGGCAATTCAGAACTACTTCTAATGAAGTCATTAATGGATGGTGTTTCTTCCGTTGCACTTGCGTCAGCTTTGGGAATTGGAGTCGGCTTTTCTGCCATCCCACTTTTGATTTATCAGGGAGGATTAACACTTTTGGCGAGTAGTGTCGGAAGCTTTTTTACCGAACCAATCATTAATGAGCTTTCGGCAGTAGGAGGAGTGTTGTTAATTGGCTTGGGTATTAATATTTTGGAGATAAAAAAGCTTCGGATCTTAAATATGATTCCGTCGCTCATGATTGTTGTAATTCTGGTTTATTTTTTGACTTAA
- a CDS encoding T9SS type A sorting domain-containing protein has protein sequence MYKRLLIFTLILASFSSYSKTHLIPTSTVYVDGAGMGIQPGDTILLEAGLKPYLMLKNFHGSAEKYITFINHNGKVEVSNNDFYYGIVTYNCTYFRLTGTGDSDFFYGITITASNGVSNGLSLDEFSSDFEIDHIEVYNTGFAGIMSKTDPRCDSLSSRGFFTQYNSVFHDNYVHKTGGEGFYIGHSYYGGYNKVCGTDTLNLYPHDLINVKVYNNIIDSTGYDGIQMGCVIEGCEVYNNVITNAGITDNASGMYYGMSGIVMGGGTSGLCYNNSIYDGYGTGISIFGLGNMWIFNNVILDAGRNSRLVSGPPDNHHPYGIFCDDRTTIAGSSFNLINNTIVNPRDIAIRFWSLQSSNNRMYNNLIINPGVKKWDFNRSMIDVTTPLMGMADTLSAGNYFDSTEYLPDSNIYFLNIAERDFHLKPGAPNIDQGIVLDSILNMSFDFDYKNRPMGRSTDAGAFEFSSLPELVMISPADTALCEGLSFELSIDSIFPENLYTYQWFLNDSAIHGRDSAVLIIDTLIADDAGTYKLSFSNGFTEAFSNEAVLNVIQNPTVWAGEDTTICFNYPGLSLLAEAENFTHFFWSTNGDGIFETDTTLQSFYFPGQADKTNGSVILSATALAETSCDSAKSELTLTLDACTGIEDVNQQIRVYPNPTGDQLYIDSGKDPVLSLKLTDLKGSVILEKTLNNHLETINIREFDSGIYILLLLFRNKTEVRKIIKQ, from the coding sequence ATGTATAAAAGACTCCTTATTTTTACGCTGATTCTGGCCTCTTTTAGCTCTTATTCGAAAACACACCTAATCCCGACATCTACAGTATATGTCGATGGCGCTGGTATGGGAATTCAACCGGGCGACACCATATTGTTAGAGGCGGGCTTGAAACCCTATCTGATGCTAAAAAACTTTCATGGTTCGGCCGAAAAATATATCACTTTCATTAACCATAACGGAAAAGTAGAGGTCTCTAATAATGATTTTTATTACGGTATTGTGACATATAATTGTACTTATTTTCGGCTTACCGGAACCGGCGATTCCGATTTTTTTTATGGAATTACCATAACTGCGTCCAATGGGGTATCAAATGGCCTCAGCCTCGACGAATTTAGCTCAGATTTTGAAATTGATCATATTGAAGTATATAACACCGGATTTGCAGGCATTATGAGTAAAACCGATCCTCGCTGTGACTCATTGTCGAGCCGGGGCTTCTTTACTCAATACAATAGTGTTTTTCATGATAATTACGTTCACAAAACAGGAGGAGAAGGTTTTTATATAGGTCATTCCTATTATGGCGGATATAATAAAGTATGTGGAACCGACACACTTAATTTGTATCCTCATGATCTTATCAATGTGAAAGTTTATAATAATATTATCGATAGTACAGGTTATGATGGAATTCAAATGGGCTGTGTAATTGAAGGCTGCGAAGTATATAATAATGTGATTACAAATGCCGGGATTACGGATAATGCTTCGGGAATGTATTATGGGATGTCGGGGATTGTGATGGGTGGAGGTACCAGTGGCTTATGTTATAATAATTCGATTTATGATGGTTATGGTACCGGAATATCAATATTTGGTCTTGGCAATATGTGGATCTTTAATAACGTAATTTTGGATGCCGGAAGAAATTCACGGTTAGTATCTGGGCCACCTGATAACCATCATCCATATGGGATTTTTTGCGACGACAGGACGACCATTGCAGGAAGCTCTTTCAATTTGATCAATAATACCATCGTGAATCCAAGAGACATAGCCATTCGTTTTTGGTCATTACAAAGTTCAAATAATCGGATGTATAATAATTTGATCATAAATCCCGGGGTTAAAAAATGGGATTTTAATCGATCCATGATCGACGTAACTACTCCATTGATGGGAATGGCCGATACTTTATCGGCGGGAAATTATTTTGACTCAACCGAATACTTGCCCGACTCAAATATTTATTTTTTAAACATTGCAGAAAGAGACTTTCATTTAAAGCCCGGCGCTCCAAATATCGATCAGGGAATTGTGCTTGATTCAATCCTGAATATGTCATTCGACTTTGATTATAAAAACCGACCAATGGGTCGAAGTACTGATGCAGGTGCATTTGAGTTTTCTTCTTTACCTGAATTGGTAATGATTAGTCCTGCAGATACCGCTTTATGCGAGGGCCTGAGTTTTGAGTTAAGTATTGATTCGATATTTCCGGAAAATCTCTACACCTATCAATGGTTTTTAAATGATTCGGCAATTCATGGCCGGGATAGTGCAGTTTTAATCATCGATACTTTGATTGCTGATGATGCAGGTACTTATAAACTATCCTTTTCAAATGGATTTACAGAAGCTTTTAGTAATGAAGCGGTGTTAAACGTGATTCAAAATCCGACTGTTTGGGCAGGAGAGGATACAACTATTTGTTTTAATTATCCCGGTTTAAGTTTGTTGGCAGAAGCTGAGAATTTTACACATTTTTTCTGGTCGACCAATGGGGATGGAATCTTTGAAACAGATACAACACTGCAATCATTTTATTTTCCGGGACAGGCTGATAAAACAAATGGATCTGTTATTCTCTCTGCAACGGCATTGGCAGAAACCTCCTGCGATTCAGCAAAAAGTGAATTAACCTTAACTTTAGATGCATGTACGGGTATCGAAGATGTAAATCAACAGATCAGGGTTTATCCAAACCCGACCGGCGATCAACTATATATTGATTCAGGAAAGGATCCTGTTTTATCATTGAAACTTACGGATTTAAAGGGAAGTGTTATTCTTGAAAAAACATTAAACAATCATCTGGAAACGATCAATATAAGGGAGTTTGATTCAGGAATTTATATTTTATTGCTCCTTTTTCGGAATAAAACGGAAGTTAGAAAAATTATTAAACAATAA
- a CDS encoding twin-arginine translocase TatA/TatE family subunit, whose amino-acid sequence MLNQTFLFLDIGTGEFILIFLIVFIVFGPSKIPELSKKIGRGIYEIKRASNEIKREIDTEVRKLERDVDTDIKKSVKKPTVTIKEEKSEEEPKENK is encoded by the coding sequence ATGCTCAATCAAACATTCCTGTTTTTAGATATTGGCACCGGTGAATTTATTCTCATCTTCCTGATTGTTTTCATTGTGTTCGGTCCCAGTAAAATACCAGAATTATCAAAGAAGATAGGGCGTGGAATCTATGAAATCAAAAGGGCTTCGAACGAAATAAAAAGAGAAATTGACACCGAAGTCAGAAAGCTTGAACGTGATGTGGATACAGACATAAAAAAATCTGTAAAAAAGCCTACAGTAACAATCAAAGAAGAAAAATCGGAGGAAGAACCTAAAGAAAATAAATGA
- a CDS encoding phosphoribosylformylglycinamidine cyclo-ligase yields MPIESRYQQRGVSAGKEDVHSAIKNIDKGLFPQAFCKIIPDIIGNDESYCNVMHADGAGTKSSLAYLYWKETGDLSVWNGIAQDAIVMNLDDLLCIGITDGILLSSTIGRNKQLIPGEVITAIINGTEAFLEKMRSHGVGIYSTGGETADVGDLVRTIIVDSTVTARLKRSDIISNHNIKAGDVIVGLASYGQATYETKYNGGMGSNGLTSARHDVFSKYLAEKYPESYDSSIPKDLVYSGGLKLTDPTEIENVDAGKLVLSPTRTYAPVIKKMLDKYRSEIHGMIHCSGGAQTKVLHFIDNLHIIKNKMFPLPPLFKMIREQSGTPWAEMYKVFNMGHRMELYVPKEIANDLIEISKSFNIDAQIVGYCEKSTGKKLTIKSEYGEFSY; encoded by the coding sequence ATGCCAATTGAATCAAGATATCAACAAAGGGGAGTATCCGCAGGGAAAGAGGACGTTCACAGCGCAATTAAAAATATTGACAAAGGACTCTTCCCCCAGGCTTTTTGCAAAATCATACCGGATATTATCGGAAATGATGAAAGCTACTGCAATGTAATGCATGCTGATGGAGCCGGAACAAAATCTTCGTTGGCTTATTTGTATTGGAAAGAAACAGGTGATCTTTCTGTCTGGAATGGCATCGCACAGGATGCAATCGTGATGAATCTGGATGATTTGCTTTGCATTGGAATCACAGATGGGATTTTGTTATCCTCTACCATCGGGCGCAACAAACAGCTGATCCCTGGTGAAGTCATTACAGCAATTATCAATGGGACTGAAGCATTTTTGGAAAAAATGCGATCGCATGGCGTTGGCATTTATTCAACCGGTGGCGAGACTGCCGATGTTGGGGATTTGGTTAGAACCATCATCGTTGATTCAACGGTTACGGCAAGGTTAAAAAGATCGGACATCATTTCAAATCATAATATTAAAGCCGGAGATGTCATTGTTGGTTTAGCTTCATATGGTCAGGCCACATATGAAACCAAATATAACGGAGGCATGGGCAGCAATGGATTAACTTCTGCACGTCATGATGTTTTCTCAAAATATTTGGCAGAAAAATATCCGGAAAGTTACGATTCTTCAATTCCAAAAGATTTGGTGTATTCAGGAGGGTTAAAATTGACCGATCCAACTGAAATTGAAAATGTAGATGCCGGAAAACTGGTACTCTCCCCTACCCGAACTTATGCTCCGGTCATAAAAAAAATGCTTGATAAATATCGATCAGAAATCCATGGAATGATCCACTGTAGCGGAGGAGCTCAAACAAAAGTGCTTCATTTTATCGATAATCTGCACATTATTAAAAATAAAATGTTCCCTTTGCCCCCGCTTTTTAAAATGATAAGGGAACAATCGGGTACGCCATGGGCTGAGATGTACAAAGTTTTTAACATGGGTCACCGCATGGAGCTTTATGTACCAAAAGAAATTGCAAATGATTTAATTGAAATTTCTAAATCATTCAATATTGATGCCCAAATTGTCGGCTACTGCGAAAAATCAACTGGTAAAAAGCTTACGATTAAATCGGAATACGGAGAATTTAGTTATTGA
- the pyrF gene encoding orotidine-5'-phosphate decarboxylase, with translation MTRSEIFELIKLKRSFLCVGLDSDIEKIPTHLLELDDPVFAFNKQIIDATIDYTIAYKPNLAFYESRGSEGIQSLEKTIDYLDSFQDEIFTIADAKRGDIGNTSSQYAKAFLETYGFDAITVAPYMGEDSVVPFLGFKNKWVVLLALTSNKGAFDFQTLVNEESGKKFYEEVLETSKKWGSADNMMYVVGATKAEMLAEIRKIIPEHFLLVPGVGAQGGSLEEVAKYGLNKQCGLIVNSSRGIIFKSSEKDFAKVAQQEAKLLQKEMELILKSNNLI, from the coding sequence ATGACCCGATCAGAAATTTTTGAACTCATTAAACTTAAACGGTCGTTTTTATGTGTTGGACTGGATTCTGACATCGAAAAAATCCCAACTCATTTGTTAGAACTGGACGATCCTGTTTTTGCCTTCAACAAACAAATTATCGATGCAACAATAGATTATACCATTGCATACAAACCAAATTTAGCTTTTTACGAGAGTAGAGGATCAGAAGGAATTCAAAGTCTTGAAAAAACCATTGATTATCTGGATAGTTTTCAGGACGAAATATTTACAATAGCTGACGCTAAAAGAGGAGATATTGGTAATACCTCAAGTCAATATGCAAAAGCATTTCTCGAAACCTATGGCTTTGATGCAATCACCGTTGCACCATATATGGGTGAAGATTCGGTGGTCCCATTCCTCGGATTCAAAAATAAATGGGTGGTGCTATTGGCCCTTACCTCAAATAAAGGAGCTTTTGATTTCCAAACCCTAGTGAATGAAGAATCAGGGAAAAAATTTTACGAAGAAGTTCTGGAAACCTCAAAAAAATGGGGCAGTGCCGATAATATGATGTATGTTGTTGGTGCCACAAAAGCAGAAATGCTGGCCGAAATACGTAAAATAATCCCTGAACATTTTTTATTGGTTCCCGGAGTTGGTGCTCAGGGAGGAAGCTTAGAGGAAGTTGCCAAATATGGTTTGAACAAACAATGTGGGTTAATTGTAAATTCATCGCGTGGAATTATTTTTAAATCTTCGGAAAAAGATTTTGCAAAGGTTGCACAGCAGGAAGCAAAATTATTGCAGAAGGAAATGGAACTAATTCTGAAATCAAATAATCTGATTTAG
- a CDS encoding OmpA family protein has protein sequence MNKVSFLILFLFILIVPANAQKKNVKAADEAFAAHKYATAIDHYRKAYTKIKNDVDEKNRINFQLAECYRLTNNVNRAEIQYKRLEKIKYQEKEPIILLHLANALLSNKKYKEASIQYKAYQQVAPNDPRGANGISSSATAAEWEKTQYNYVVENLKKINSKEDDFSPAYANSELNTIVFTSGRSTATGNQKDEWTDQDFSDLFITRVDAKGNFTIPVLFDNLEGNLESDLTINTGGNEGTPQLNNNFSTIYFTRCPASGTKNQGCKIYTSERNGRNWSRPKPLQFGNDSSSVVGHPTISSDELTIYFTSDSKNGYGGRDIWMSKRKNKNEAFGKPQNPGPEINTPGDEMFPYLRNDTLLYFSSNGHVGMGGLDIYRATFKSGWGNVINLKAPFNSNNDDFGIIFNPEKEEGFFSSNRKGSRKDDLYSFYQPILEYSIEGTVKNENSLQFIEGAEISLLSSSGTKHVTLTNANGKYQFGTTQIKPNQTYEISASKADFFIQKHIITSENLTNKKKFKQDFDLTPFPSEPILLPEILYDLGKWELKTQYQDSLQDLIKTMDENKNLVIELASHTDSRDTDERNDILSQRRARSVVEYLILRGIDPDRLVAKGYGERQPREFKQNLIKNGITFRKGSKLTEEFINGLRSNAEKEAAHELNRRTEFRILNKDFEQKTSKAVLNPDKVNINLNPVTNEITFMLEAQTGVITAKCLINDHAIEFSYQENYDTEISLRQALKLLNDGEIDKNDFVGDVEMALANGTIANQSIFKIKKLTIADKTIGNIEVMVNNRIKNSFQFGSSILSKFGNFTIDKEAKKIIFQ, from the coding sequence ATGAATAAAGTAAGCTTTTTAATATTATTTCTCTTCATATTAATCGTACCGGCAAATGCGCAGAAGAAAAATGTAAAAGCAGCCGATGAAGCTTTTGCAGCACACAAATATGCAACTGCCATCGATCATTATCGCAAAGCTTATACTAAAATCAAGAACGATGTGGACGAGAAGAACCGAATTAATTTTCAACTTGCCGAATGTTATCGTTTAACCAATAATGTTAATCGGGCCGAAATTCAATATAAACGGCTTGAGAAAATAAAATATCAGGAGAAAGAACCGATCATTTTGCTCCATCTGGCAAATGCCTTATTATCAAACAAAAAATACAAGGAAGCATCAATTCAATACAAGGCTTATCAGCAAGTTGCCCCTAACGATCCAAGAGGTGCCAATGGCATTTCATCCAGCGCCACAGCAGCCGAATGGGAGAAAACACAATATAACTATGTAGTAGAGAACCTTAAAAAAATCAACTCAAAGGAAGACGATTTTTCGCCTGCCTATGCCAATTCCGAATTAAATACCATCGTGTTTACATCAGGACGAAGTACAGCTACAGGCAATCAAAAAGATGAATGGACCGATCAGGATTTCAGTGATTTATTCATCACCAGGGTTGATGCAAAAGGCAATTTCACAATTCCTGTATTGTTTGATAATCTGGAAGGAAATCTGGAAAGCGACCTGACAATCAATACAGGAGGAAACGAAGGAACCCCGCAACTAAACAACAATTTCAGCACCATTTATTTTACCAGATGCCCTGCAAGCGGCACTAAAAATCAAGGTTGTAAGATTTATACATCCGAACGAAACGGGAGAAATTGGTCAAGACCAAAACCTCTGCAATTTGGGAATGATTCCTCCTCTGTAGTAGGACATCCAACAATCAGTAGTGACGAGCTTACGATTTATTTTACCTCTGATAGTAAAAATGGATATGGAGGCAGGGATATCTGGATGTCGAAGCGTAAGAATAAAAATGAAGCCTTTGGTAAACCTCAAAATCCGGGGCCTGAAATAAATACCCCGGGCGACGAAATGTTTCCTTACTTAAGGAACGATACTCTTCTTTACTTTTCGTCGAATGGTCATGTTGGCATGGGCGGCTTGGATATTTACCGTGCTACCTTTAAATCGGGCTGGGGAAATGTTATTAACCTAAAAGCTCCTTTCAATTCGAATAATGATGATTTTGGGATTATTTTTAATCCTGAAAAAGAAGAAGGGTTTTTTAGTTCGAACCGTAAGGGCTCGCGAAAAGATGACCTCTACTCATTTTATCAACCGATTTTAGAATACAGTATTGAAGGAACCGTAAAGAATGAAAATTCCTTACAATTTATCGAAGGGGCAGAAATAAGTTTATTGTCGTCGAGCGGGACCAAACATGTTACACTTACCAATGCAAATGGGAAATATCAGTTTGGAACCACTCAGATAAAGCCAAACCAAACTTATGAAATTAGTGCAAGCAAAGCTGATTTTTTCATTCAAAAACACATTATCACCAGCGAAAATTTAACGAACAAAAAGAAGTTTAAGCAGGATTTTGATTTAACGCCTTTTCCTTCGGAACCTATCCTATTACCTGAAATTTTATATGATCTGGGCAAGTGGGAGCTTAAAACGCAATATCAGGATTCTTTACAGGACCTCATCAAAACCATGGACGAAAATAAAAATCTGGTGATTGAACTTGCCTCGCATACCGATTCGCGTGATACGGATGAACGAAATGATATTTTATCGCAGCGAAGGGCACGATCGGTAGTTGAATATTTAATTTTGCGAGGAATTGATCCCGATCGTTTGGTTGCAAAAGGTTATGGCGAACGTCAGCCCCGGGAATTCAAACAAAATTTGATTAAAAACGGGATCACTTTTCGCAAAGGTTCAAAATTAACCGAAGAATTTATTAATGGCCTCAGGAGCAATGCCGAAAAAGAAGCGGCCCATGAACTTAACCGTCGAACTGAATTCCGCATTTTAAATAAAGATTTCGAACAAAAAACTTCCAAAGCAGTATTAAATCCTGATAAGGTCAATATTAACTTAAATCCTGTAACGAATGAGATTACTTTTATGCTGGAAGCACAAACAGGGGTGATAACCGCGAAATGTTTAATTAATGATCATGCGATAGAATTTTCTTATCAGGAAAATTATGATACCGAAATATCTTTACGTCAGGCCTTAAAATTGCTGAACGATGGAGAAATCGATAAAAATGATTTTGTGGGTGATGTAGAAATGGCACTGGCAAACGGAACCATCGCAAATCAATCCATATTTAAGATTAAGAAATTAACCATCGCCGACAAAACTATCGGGAACATTGAAGTTATGGTAAATAACCGCATTAAAAATTCATTTCAATTTGGGAGTTCAATTTTGTCAAAGTTTGGTAATTTTACCATCGATAAAGAAGCAAAAAAAATAATCTTTCAATAA
- the prfA gene encoding peptide chain release factor 1, which yields MLDKLKAIKSRWENIKEEMNSPTIMSDMKKYIKLNKDFKELEPIVQSYEIYKNILDNIDSTKELLKTEKDEEFRSMAKEELNELVERRDAMEEEIRIMLIPADPEDSKNAIVEIRAGTGGDEASIFAGDLYRMYLKFFESKGWKAEVVDVMEGTVGGYKEVIINVSGNNVYGQMKYESGVHRVQRVPKTETQGRIHTSAASIVVLPEAEEFDVDLKDSDIKKDTYCSSGPGGQSVNTTYSAVRLTHLPTGIVATCQDQKSQIKNLAKAMVVLRSRIYEVEYKKHLEEITSKRKTMVSTGDRSAKIRTYNWPQGRVTDHRIGLTLYNLPNIIDGDIQELIDKLQLAENAERLKADI from the coding sequence ATGTTAGACAAGTTAAAGGCGATAAAATCTCGTTGGGAAAATATTAAGGAAGAGATGAATAGTCCGACAATTATGTCGGATATGAAAAAATATATCAAGCTGAACAAAGATTTCAAAGAATTGGAACCCATTGTTCAATCATATGAAATTTACAAAAACATCCTCGACAATATCGATTCGACAAAAGAACTCTTGAAAACGGAAAAGGATGAAGAATTCCGTTCCATGGCCAAAGAAGAATTGAACGAGTTGGTAGAAAGGCGGGATGCCATGGAAGAGGAAATTCGAATCATGCTGATCCCTGCCGATCCTGAAGATAGCAAAAATGCCATTGTAGAAATACGTGCCGGAACCGGTGGAGATGAAGCAAGTATTTTTGCAGGCGACTTATATCGAATGTATCTTAAGTTTTTCGAATCCAAAGGATGGAAAGCTGAGGTTGTAGATGTAATGGAAGGTACTGTTGGAGGTTATAAGGAGGTGATCATCAATGTTAGTGGAAATAATGTTTATGGTCAAATGAAATATGAATCGGGAGTTCATCGGGTTCAAAGAGTGCCAAAAACTGAAACTCAAGGTCGGATACATACCTCTGCTGCTTCAATTGTTGTTTTGCCTGAAGCCGAAGAATTTGATGTTGATCTGAAAGATTCAGATATTAAAAAAGACACCTACTGTAGTTCCGGGCCAGGCGGACAATCGGTAAATACAACTTATTCTGCAGTTCGATTAACACATCTACCAACAGGCATTGTAGCCACGTGTCAGGATCAAAAATCACAGATTAAAAACCTTGCAAAAGCAATGGTAGTTCTACGCTCACGGATTTACGAAGTTGAGTACAAAAAACATCTTGAAGAAATTACGTCAAAACGAAAAACCATGGTTTCTACAGGCGATCGTTCGGCAAAAATCAGGACTTACAACTGGCCGCAAGGTCGTGTTACAGATCATCGTATCGGACTTACACTTTATAATCTGCCAAATATCATCGACGGAGATATTCAGGAGCTGATTGATAAATTGCAATTAGCTGAAAATGCTGAACGATTAAAAGCAGACATATAA
- a CDS encoding cupin domain-containing protein has translation MKTVNLSEKFSQIDDYWNPRVVGELNGQQVRLVKVLGEFPFHKHEHEDEMFFVVKGKLKIEFEDRTENVNENEFLIVPANVLHRPVAEKEVEIMLFVTNENVNTGNIENHQWKRDPKNLKKI, from the coding sequence ATGAAAACTGTAAATCTTAGTGAAAAATTCAGTCAGATTGATGATTACTGGAATCCACGAGTTGTTGGTGAACTTAACGGACAACAGGTAAGACTTGTAAAAGTGCTTGGTGAATTTCCATTTCACAAACACGAACATGAAGATGAAATGTTTTTTGTTGTGAAAGGAAAACTGAAAATTGAGTTTGAAGATAGAACTGAAAATGTTAACGAAAATGAGTTTTTGATTGTTCCTGCAAATGTTTTACATCGGCCAGTTGCTGAAAAAGAGGTAGAAATCATGTTGTTCGTGACCAACGAAAACGTTAACACTGGAAATATTGAGAATCACCAATGGAAGAGAGACCCAAAGAACCTTAAAAAAATATAA
- a CDS encoding branched-chain amino acid aminotransferase: MESIDWSNLPFGYYKTDFNVRSVYKDGAWGELEISSSEYINVHIAATGLHYGQEAFEGMKAFRGKDGKVRVFRWEENAMRMRRSADGIMMAEVQDELFFDAITSVVKLNEKYIPPYGMGASLYIRPLLFGSGAEVGVKPSKEYTFVVFCGPVGPYFKEGFKPVAIQLVSDYDRTAPQGTGNIKVGGNYAASLRPAARAKDEGYVSVLFTDAKEHKFIDEAGPANFFGIKGNTYITPKSKTILPSITNMSLEQIVRDLGMEVERRPVAVEELSTFDEVGACGTAAIISPIGKIFDRTQNKLYEYGKPGIAGPVSTKIYNTLRGIQEGTIEDKHGWNYIIEI; this comes from the coding sequence ATGGAAAGCATTGACTGGAGTAATTTGCCATTTGGATATTATAAAACTGATTTTAACGTCAGATCCGTTTACAAAGATGGAGCTTGGGGTGAATTAGAAATATCATCATCAGAATATATTAATGTTCATATTGCAGCCACCGGATTGCATTATGGGCAGGAAGCATTTGAAGGGATGAAGGCTTTCCGTGGAAAAGATGGAAAAGTTAGGGTATTCAGATGGGAAGAAAATGCCATGAGAATGAGACGGTCTGCAGATGGAATTATGATGGCAGAAGTTCAGGATGAATTATTTTTTGATGCGATTACATCTGTAGTTAAGTTAAATGAAAAATATATCCCTCCTTACGGAATGGGTGCATCCTTATATATCCGCCCATTATTATTTGGATCGGGAGCTGAAGTTGGTGTAAAGCCATCTAAAGAATATACATTTGTCGTATTTTGTGGACCTGTAGGACCATACTTTAAAGAAGGGTTCAAACCTGTTGCTATTCAACTCGTGAGCGATTATGATCGTACAGCCCCTCAAGGAACGGGTAATATCAAAGTTGGTGGTAATTATGCGGCCAGTTTAAGACCTGCGGCAAGAGCAAAAGATGAAGGCTATGTTTCGGTATTATTTACTGATGCTAAAGAGCATAAGTTCATTGATGAAGCGGGACCTGCAAACTTTTTTGGCATAAAAGGGAATACTTATATTACGCCTAAATCAAAAACCATTCTTCCATCGATTACAAATATGAGTTTGGAGCAAATAGTGAGAGATTTGGGTATGGAAGTAGAAAGAAGACCTGTAGCAGTTGAAGAATTAAGCACCTTCGATGAAGTTGGTGCTTGTGGAACTGCTGCCATTATTTCACCTATTGGCAAAATTTTTGACCGCACTCAAAATAAATTATATGAATACGGAAAACCCGGTATCGCAGGCCCTGTTTCTACAAAAATTTATAATACGCTGAGAGGTATTCAAGAAGGTACAATTGAAGATAAACATGGTTGGAATTACATCATAGAGATATAA